A stretch of the Vibrio aphrogenes genome encodes the following:
- a CDS encoding porin: protein MKKAVIATSILAAMVSTSSLAATVYKDDSSELKIGGRAEARFNISDNNEKYDDSGEKTDSAFDDKSRARLSISGDTKITDSLTGFGKYENEVSDSTDIKTRYLFGGIGTKIGDFSYGKQDTALVMITDFTDTMATFGADADGAMNDIVRAGADKQENNFAYSGAFGGLTVGANYLAGEDADSDQYAIAGKYSLDFGLDLAVGYAGGKQDNVDVNQVDVGAQYAISNFTFGALYEWTSSDDDTVGDNDGLEFSAQYKLDQWTFVGVYNYATTNDGEDDAVDNVAVEAVYKFNKNLRTYAGYKFEMIDDQDDQVQAGIRYDF, encoded by the coding sequence ATGAAAAAAGCAGTTATCGCGACATCCATTTTAGCCGCAATGGTATCGACATCTTCTCTGGCAGCAACAGTCTATAAAGATGACTCTTCTGAGCTAAAAATTGGTGGCCGTGCCGAAGCACGTTTCAATATTTCTGATAATAATGAAAAATATGATGACAGTGGTGAGAAAACTGATAGTGCTTTTGACGATAAAAGTCGTGCGCGTCTCAGCATTTCAGGTGACACTAAAATTACTGATAGCCTAACGGGGTTTGGTAAATACGAAAACGAAGTAAGTGATAGCACAGATATTAAAACTCGTTATCTATTCGGTGGTATCGGCACTAAAATCGGTGATTTTTCTTATGGTAAGCAAGATACTGCTTTAGTGATGATCACCGATTTCACCGATACCATGGCAACATTTGGTGCTGATGCTGATGGAGCTATGAATGATATCGTTCGTGCAGGCGCAGACAAACAAGAAAACAACTTTGCCTACTCAGGTGCATTTGGTGGCCTAACAGTCGGTGCCAACTACCTTGCAGGCGAAGATGCCGATTCAGATCAATATGCTATTGCTGGTAAATATTCTCTTGATTTTGGTTTAGACCTAGCGGTGGGTTACGCTGGTGGTAAACAAGATAATGTGGATGTAAACCAAGTTGATGTGGGTGCGCAATACGCGATTTCAAACTTCACTTTCGGTGCCTTATATGAGTGGACATCAAGCGATGATGACACTGTTGGTGATAACGATGGTCTAGAATTCTCAGCACAATATAAGCTCGACCAGTGGACATTCGTTGGTGTGTATAACTACGCCACAACAAACGACGGTGAAGATGATGCCGTTGATAACGTAGCCGTTGAAGCCGTGTACAAGTTCAACAAGAACCTACGCACTTACGCTGGATACAAATTTGAAATGATTGATGATCAAGATGACCAAGTTCAAGCGGGTATCCGTTACGACTTCTAA